The DNA segment CATCATATAATGGAGAAAAATCGAGAATAATCCTATTTTTAAAGGAGTAAAAGAAGCCCTCAGGCAAGGAGGGTAAGACATCTCTGGTCATTGCGTCTATGGCGGAAGAATGGCCTAAGTGtcatctaatttcttaattcttataatATATTATCTCAAAGACAGTCCTAACAATGACTACGAACCAATAATATGGACTATTCTCACTCAAGTATATCACCGCTTCCTTCTTCGCCACCTACTTTGCAGGAGTAGTTCACCCCCTCGACCTCATCAAGACTCGATTCCAAAGTAACCCCTCCCCCACTCAGGCCATGACGGAAAGGGTCACGATAACCTCGTCCCCAAATACAACGGCATCAATAACGCCCTCAAGATGATCTACAAGAACGAAGGACTCCGCGGACTCTACAAGGGCTTCTACATTTCCCTCCTTTGCCAGGCCACATCCATGTCCGTCTTCTTCTGGCAGTACGCATCCCTTCATTCAGCTACGAGACTCGGAAGAGCCGTTTCTAGCGGGCCGGTTACGAGACGATGAATGCGGTTACGCAGGCTAGCGTGGAGGCGAGCATCCTCTGCACGCTGATAACGCAGCCAATATGGGTGATCAAGACCAGGATGCTGCTGAACACGAACCCCAAAATCAGCGAGTACCAGAACTTCAAGCGCCAGGTGAAGGAAGTCTACTCCCACTACGGTCTCAAGGGAGCCTTGCGAGGACTGGAGCTCAGCTTGATCCTCTCCTTTTCTGGAGTGATTCAGATGTATGTCTACGAGGGGTCCAAAATCCTCTTCGACAGGCTGAAACTGCCCGAGTCCAGACTGGGAGAGAAGCACTTCATCTGCGGCAGCCTCAGCAAGATCTTCTCGATCCTACTCTCATACCCCATCACTACCCTCCGCACCAGAATACAGCAGAGCCAATTTGTCACTTGCTCCTCCGACCAGAAATACAAATCGCTGCGGGACCTCGCGGGCAGGACGTGGCGGGAGGAGGGAGTTCGTGGGCTTTACAAGGGCATGAACGCAAACTTGATGAAGGGGATGAGTCAGAAGGGAATTTACTTTTACTTCTACGAGATTTTCAAGCAGTATCTCTTCCCCAGTCTGCAGGAGGGCAAAATTTACTGACTAATAATGATAATTTACCTACTATATATTTCACTCCATATGGGCCACAATTCTGACCATTCCCCATGCTACAACCGATATAAACTACCAGGCCGCTAATCCTGATCGATCCGATTAGGAACGACGAGGGAGGAGGAAGTTGAGGGGGGCTGGAGTGACGCTGCGAAGGAAGTGAAGATAACGCATTAATGAGGGGATACTTTTTACTAGGATGAAATAATAAATCATAATCAGGACATTGTGAGAGattggaaaagaaggaatatGGTAAAGAGGGAAATTCTTATATTCGATCAAAAACAACATAACTCCTCCACTACTCTTTCGAACTACAATACCTTCTCCTCTTTTAGCGTGGGATGCCGAAGCAGGCACTATTATCTCACTCGTTTGAGCTCATTCGTTGTTTGCTGGTAGTGCTCCACCCTGTTGGCCACCTCCCTCAAATTATTAACATTATTGCTGCTATTTCCCTGCCTCAGCTCCTCCAGCATGCGTTCATTCTCATGGATGTAGTCCCTCATCTCGATCACCACCTCCAGACTCTTTTTCTCGGCTTATTAATACTTCGACCACCGCGTCATGTGCTTCTTGTACTTCCGAAAAGCAGCATCGAGACTCCTGGCAGTATAGTCCAGCACTCTCtccttgatcttttcgaattcGAGGTCAATGTGCTGCAAGTTCTGGGAAGTTTCGTCGAGGAGGCGCTGGAGGAGTCCGATTTCGTTCTAGAGGTAGCCCTTGATATCTTTGAGCTTATTGATATTGATTTCCAGCTACAGTTGCCACTGCTTGTCGCTCTTGCCCGTCGATATTTGGCTGGTGCTTGTATTGCCGGCGTTGCTTCTATCGGGATTGCTCCGGTCGTAGTAGATGCGTTGCGTGGTCATGTTTTTTTGAGTTTCTTCACTGTTCTTCCTGATGAGTGGTTCTTGGTATCTCGCTGTCTCCTGCGGTTTGTAGGAGTGCTAAGAGGTTTCAGCTGTGAAGGTGCGCTTGTATGGAGAGTTGCTGTGCTGGTGGGGCAGTGCCGATTCCGAGTGTTGTAGATGGTGCTTCTACAGATACTGTTAATAGTAATCCAGCTTCTGGAGCGACTCTGGGGCAGTTGGCTATTCTATTATTGCCGTTTAGAGGGCACGTTTGCCTTTTGGTTGAGGTAATTGTTTATATAGaaagtttttttcatgaaattaattatatacaaaCCTAAGATGCCCCGAAGTTATATATATTGGCAGGGGGGACAGGACATTGCAGCAGcattaattttgctttttttattgggtgtgggtgtgggcTGATTTTCTAAATAGAAAAGGTTTAAATGGCAGATAAGTTGTGCAAGGTCTATCCGGATGACGGTCTGCAACGCAAGCCTACTCGCGATACCGATAACTACTCTGAAGGAGGATCATGCGAAGAAGCGCCGCCCAGTCGCAATCACTAACATCTTTCAAATCACGACATTATTCATCATTCGTAACGGGTCATTCGTGAACCCACCTATTGTCGGATTTGCTTAGAAGGATAACAAGTTGGAAACTGTTTGCTGGACGCTTGCCAATGTCGCGATCTGATCCACCACGATTGTCTGTTGTAGTGGGTGCAGCACCGAATAGAGGGAAACGCTGACGTAACTGCTCTTCGGTGCGAGGTCTGCAAGGGAGCCTATACGGTTAAATTTGAGCCCTAGCACTGCTTCACCTGCGAAATAGGGAAGCCAAAATACCAGAAATATCGATGCGAATTCGCAAAATCACTATTTGGCCTTCTTGTCGTTACCGCCATGTTTGCCACCATCATTGCCctacttttcaaaatttacctGCAGAATGGATTCTCGCAAGATCTAGAGGCCCTCCTCGCCCTACCCAAGAACACAATCGCCGCTATCTTGGTCATGATGCTCATCTTCCTCGGTATCTTCACGGTGGGATTGGGATACCGTTTGGTCCTGCATTACTGTTACGGGTGCGATGGCGGATCGCGGCTGattatgttatgttatgttattttattattactGTACTTTATTTAAATGGAAAATCGAAGTTGCCAGCAGGGGACGGCTCCCGTCCTGTCCCGGAGCCACTCCTCCAAGCGGCTCAAGTTCAAATAGCTTCCGCTTGACGACTACAACGAACTCAATAGCAAATACGAGCTCTACAAGCGCGGCACTCCCAACTCCTTCGGCGAGGATCTCACCGCCCTCAAGGTTAGGAACATCCGCAATGACGTCGCCACCATGGAATTGCCAGCTGTCGACTCCATTATTAGCCAGCTCTCGCAAGCACACTCCCACCCTCACAATGAGAAACAGATCAACCAGAGGAATTATGACCTGTATCCCAACCTGCTCAAGCAGCCGAAGGCTAGATACAAGGAAATGCTTTCGGAAAAGCAGGAAATAAAAGATTTCGTGCTTTGGTTTTAGGGGCAAATGCAGGTCATTGATAAATCTAACGATCCCTATGCGCGCAAGTTTGAGAATAAACAGACCCTGATCGCTGCTGGGTTCAGTGAAATGGTGGTGCAGGTGGGCAAGGCGTCCAAAAACAGGGCGGAGATCCTGAAGATGCTTTGGAACAGATAAAACGAAGAAGTCAGTGCCATCATCGACATCCTCAACGCCCAGTCCATCAAGAAGGAGCGTGGATTTTTGGAGCAGATCAGCAAGATTCACTACTAATACCAAAACTAAATCGACTGTCTGCGCAAAAATAACAGGGAATTCGAAGACAACCTCACCAAGGAACGCAAGTTCAATAGAACGCTCATCGAAAACTTGAGGATGCTTAGGAAACGCATGAAAAAATTGGAATATCTAGCGAAGAAACTATCGGAATCCAATGCCAATACCAAGAGGGAAAACCTCAACCTGATCTAAGAGAACATCAAGCTGCTTATGAGCATTAAAGACATCTCTGAGGAAGAAGCAGTCATTCTTAATTATCGACGCCTGCAAGTCTACCAAGAGAAGGATAAACTGAAGCACCACAAGACCAAGAAGATCATTGAATTAGCAGACCCGGATAGGGGAGAATCGCTCGCTCCTCTGCAGGAACTGGACGACAAGAAGAAGGCACTGTATGACTTCTTCTTGGAAAGACTCAAATAGAATCCTGATGAGAAGATCTTCATCCGCGAGGAATACTTTACCGATGAGTAAGAGAATGTGGCCTCCATTGAGGAGCACTTCAAGAACATCATCAACAGGCCCAACATAAAGATGGAGCTGCTCAATTAAGACATGCCCCAGCCGCAGCACAGGGACAAGGGAGTCAATACTGACCTGCAGGAATAAGCTCCAACCTCCCTCCCCGAACTGCTTCTCGAAAAGGGAATACAAGTGCATATTCACGATCCCAACATGGGGTCCTTCAGAGACGATCCTGATTGCCTACCATAGCGAAGACTCTGTCAGATGATCAGCCAGCGAGAGGAGGAACAGCttgaaaaggaaagcaaaaagcGAATCATCCAGCATCGCCTTTCCCGCAAAAACTCCCTCACCTTGCTCGAGATTCAGGGACTAGCGGATTCTGTCGGCAATAAAGTTTACCCCAAAAAGCCAATCCTGAGCAGTTTCGCCAAAAAGAAACTCAATGACTCCGAAGACGAAAATAGGCATCTAGATGCCATCGACTCTAGCCTGCAATCCCCTTCCCAATCTGACATCTAAAGCGAGCCTTAGATCTTAGCCATAAATAAGCTAGGAAAGGGAAGCGAATTGACAGCTATCAACGTGAGCACCAACATGGTCAACCAGCGCAAAAGCATCGACTTCCACAACCTCCTCCAACGCATCAACTAGACCTATTAAAAGTGCAATAGTCCTGCAGACACGCCCACAGATATGATTAAGCTGGACGGCGACCAGGAAGAATAGATAAAGTATTCACAGTTGTAAGACCTAATCAGAAAACACTTGCTCAAGAAAGAATAGGGGAAATCAGTCCAAAACCCATAGAAATATCTAAACAAGATACTGCTGACTCTTTACAAGAATGTCTCACTGAGCAAGCACTACAGCTTCATCTTTTAGCTTCTTTAGGTCATCAAAAACAGCTATGGAAACATAAAATCAGTGATTTGGAAGTTCCTCAGCATAGTCACAGTCATTCGTGCTCATGCGAATGCCAACTCTCTGCTCAAAATTGTATCTATCTTCCTCAAAATCAATGACCAGTACGCTGTTTACAACGAAGTAAACAGATAAGAACTTCCTTAACTATATTTCAGACTCTTTTTGCTCCTTTCCATACGTAACGTCAATGAAAGCAGCTTTAATCTTTGGAAAGCTTGTACTTCTCTATAACGCATCAAAAGTATAGAATTCATCTTACTTTTGGAGGAGTTTTTCAGCAGAAAGAAACGAGCGTATCTTGAGAACAAGATTGAAGAGCTTATCCTTTCTGCTCAGCAGGAGGGAAGGAGAGGCACTGCTTCCACCTTCAAGAAGATAGACACTCAGGACGATAATGCCCAGATAGTCAAGCTAAACCCCATCCTCCTCTACGTCCTGGAAGTCTATCTCATCGAAAAGGAAACCTACCACGCTTCATACTCCGAAATGCTGGAATTTGCCAGCACTGACGGTTATCTTTCAGTCGAGTTCCTCGTCTGGATTGTGGACTTCTTGGGGTTCGAGGAGCAGAGGCAAAACGAAATGCTATCCTTTATCTTCCAGGGGCAGAAGAGCAGAGAGGAAGCACTGGGACGAAGCTCTGAGAAATGCATGAAGAATGACTCTTTCTACAAATTTTGCTTAAAGTTCGATATGCCTCTCTTCGAAGAACTGGCAGTAGCTGCTTACGCCAGGTTCAAGCAGCTTCCCCTGTAGATCCAGCAGCGATACTATCGGATGATCGAGTTGGAGGAGTGGAGTGATATCAGGTAGTAGCTGGTGAATAGCTATAAGACTGGTGGGCATTCAGATATCTACATGAAAGCCTTTATGCTGATGGTGGAGAAGCTGGAGGTGCAGATAAGGAGAGGAGTATCGATCTACGGCGAGGACGGTCAGCACAAGATAAAGCGAAAAGAGGAagtcttttctctcttctacaAGATCATCATTATCGAGGCCCATCGTCACCTGCTCGAGAAGGGCCAAGAGCTGAAAAGAGCCATCATCCACCACCATACCAAAGTTTGATATACATGTATTGTGAAGATGAATTCATCCATTTAATGCATATTTTAATGTAAGTGAATGCGTGCATGAAAGATGAGCGTGATGCTAAGCGCATGGTCAATGGTGGAGGGCGAATGTTGTGACGTATGTTGGGTTGTATCTCTTCCTGGGCGATCCTGCCTCTGAGGTGCTCAAGATGGCGCTGTTCGCCATCCCTATTGGTTGATTTTGAGGAGAAATCTGCTTCAAAGCAAATAACTTCTCGTACTGTCCCAAAAGATCGGAATTGTTGCCTTTTAGCTGCTGTTACTTAGCCCGCATGATGTTTCTCACTTTTTCGGGAGCGACGGATGGGGAGGCGCCCTCGATATCAGCAACGCTGAGTATGTTCCTCACGCTGAGATACTTCCGCATGGAGGGTTATGGGTTGTTGATATGGGCTACTGGCTAATCTTCGTTTCCGCCATAGTGTTTCTTTCCGACCCCCCAAAAGATGTTGCTGTCTCCTCCTCTGGGGAAGTTGAGGCGTCCATCGTTGCTATTGGACCTGGGGAGGCTATCTAAAGGAAGGGTTACTTTCTCCTGAGTGGTATTTTTTGTAGTGAGAAGGAATTTTCTctgttcattattttattggATAACACTACTGCCAGCTGGTTGTTAAATTGAATAATCGTTATGCGTAAGAACAGATCGTTTAAGGAGAACTCCTTTGCGCGCAGTCGGGGATCCAGGGGAAAGGAGATCTCGATTTAGCTCGACAAGGCGAGGCCCACTCCTGCTGTCTCCACCCGCTATGACGAGAGCAGTCGCAATACCGACCGCCTCAATGCATCCCAATGGCAGCACAATCCTTCCCTATCCCACAATATCCTCAAGGAAATCATCAACTACAGCAACATCTCCAACTCCACCACCACCCGCAAACACCCAGCCACCATTGCAGTCTTCGACAAGTCCGCCCCATCCGATAACGTACTCTCACAACTGGCCAAGATTAGCAAAAAAGCAGGAGAAAATAACACTCGCAAAGAAACCAAAAGACTCACGCTTGACTTCGTGGAGAGTAaggaaaatagagaagaaagggaagTGATTGAAATGTCCAAAAGCTTGGCCCTGGTGGATTCTACCTCGCAGCAGTGTCTGATGGGAAGGGAGGAGTCGTTTTCAGGGTGCAAGAGCGTCTCCATTTGCCAGCTCACCGAGGAGCAGAGGATGCAGCTGGAAATGGAGAGATCTCAAACCGCTACATACCTCTAACAATTGACCATCCTCGAGGAGTCGATTCAAAATTAGCACTCCTAGATGATGCCTTTCTGGGAACGCATGCTCGGCTGCGAGCAGACCATCGCCAACTTTGATGCTATCACGCAACGCCTTTAACAGTCCCTGTCTGTCCACCGCAACCGGTTAGAAGATCTCAACATTTCTCTTCTAAACACTAACAAGCAATATTTGATCAGTCGCAGAGATTGGGACTCCAGAGGCACTGGCGCACGAGCCCAGATAGTAGAGGAGGCATAGGCTGCTCAAGAGTAGTTCTTGAGAAGAATGACGGTTAGAGATTTCGCAGACACCGTGCTTTTCAACATGAAAGTGGCTATTCCTGAGTACAAGGGAAAGACAAGCCTCCGTGGCATATACTAGGAGCTATTCCGAAGCAGGAGCGCCAAGAAGTTCACGATGATCCTTAAAAAACACTCCGCCCACATGGATCTTTACGATGGAAGACTGTTGGCAGATTTCACGAAACGCATCAACGACCTCTAGGGCCTCTTCTTGAAAGCTGATGCTGATGCCAGGCACCCGGACCAGCCATTCCTCGATCACATTGCCCAAATAGTAGCGGATATCGAGCAGGAACGCAACGCCACAGAGAGAGAAGAAGCATAGGCCCAAGAAAGCAGACAGAAGCTTCAATCCGCACGAGAGGAACAAAGGATCTGCGAGCAGAGCATACACCAGCTAATCGACTAAATGAACAGCCAAGTGCGAGGAGAGTACTAAAGGGAGACATAAAAATAGGCAGATTTCAAGGCCTTACTGCTGAGCAAGACGATAAGCAAATACCGAGAATTCAGGAGCATCCGCGAGAAGAGGTCGAAGATAAGCTTATTGCTGACGCGCATACAGGATAAGTTTTTGGGCATGTCTCCGCTGAATTCATGATATTTatcaatttatttatttggattCTTCTGTCAGTCGGCTATCCT comes from the Nymphaea colorata isolate Beijing-Zhang1983 unplaced genomic scaffold, ASM883128v2 scaffold0283, whole genome shotgun sequence genome and includes:
- the LOC116244728 gene encoding uncharacterized protein LOC116244728; its protein translation is MNAVTQASVEASILCTLITQPIWVIKTRMLLNTNPKISEYQNFKRQVKEVYSHYGLKGALRGLELSLILSFSGVIQMYVYEGSKILFDRLKLPESRLGEKHFICGSLSKIFSILLSYPITTLRTRIQQSQFVTCSSDQKYKSLRDLAGRTWREEGVRGLYKGMNANLMKGMSQKGIYFYFYEIFKQYLFPSLQEGKIY